The DNA region GATCAACTGGGTGAACCACAGGCTGTCCTTGCCGCCCAACATTGTGGGCGTGAGGTAATTGCCCAATGACAGCATGAACACCACGATACAGCCGGAAACGATGCCCGGCATGGCGTGGGGAATGACGATCTCACGCAGGACCGAGGGGCCGGTGCCGCCAAGGTCATAGCCCGCCTCGATCACCGCATCATCAAGGCTTTCCAGCGTTGTCGTCAGCGGCACCACCATGAACAACATCGAGGTATAGACAAGCCCCAGCATCATGGCCGCATCATTATAAAGCATCTCAATCGGCTGATCCGCCAGCCCGAGCCATTGCAAAAACCCACTGATAACGCCAGTTTCGCGCAGCAGGATGATCCAGCCGAAGGTGCGGACCAGCTCTGACACCCAAAAGGGGACAAGGCACATCAGGAACAAGGCGGCCTGACTGCGGCCCTTGGCGATCTTGGCGATGTAATAGCTGATCGGGAACGCGATGATCAGGGTGATCACAGTCGCAAGGATCGACATCACGGCAGTGCGCAGGAAGGTGAATAGATACAGCGGCTCGGTCACAAAGGCGGCGTAATTATCAAGGCTTGGCGCATATTCGCGCGGCGCAACGCGGGTGCGCAAGGAGACAATGGCCATATCGATATGTGGCAGGATGATAAGCAACCCCAGCCAAAGCACCAAAGGTGCCAGCAAAAGGAAAAACCCGAGGCGTTTGCTGCTCATAGCGTTGCATCCGCAAAGCAAAGCGCTTGTTCGCGGCCCCAGCTGATATGAACCTGCGCGCCTTTGGCGAGGTTGGAATATTCGGCAGATTGCGGCAAGGCGACATCGATTTCCGCGCCCGATTGCGGATCACGCACCAAAACGCGGCTATTGGCGCCGTTGAACAGCAAGGCGCTAACCTCTACGGCCATCTGGTTGGGATTTGCGGCGGCGGTTTTTGCATCAAGGTTGATGGCAATCGCCTCTGGCCGCACGAATATCTCGACCTTGTCGCCGAGGCGAAGGTTTTGGCCTTGTGTGCGGATCAACAGACCGCTTTCGCTGCGCACCTCTGCCAGCGCGCCATCAACGGTTTCCACGCGCCCGCGCCAACGATTTGCCTCACCGACGAAACCGGCGACAAAGGCGGTTTCAGGCCGGTAATAAAGGTCACGCGCCGCACCGACCTGTTCAAACCGGCCGGCGTTCATCACCGCCACAGCGTCCGACATCACCAGCGCCTCCCCCTGATCATGGGTAATATAGACAAAGGTCGTGTCAAACTCTGCCTGAAGCGCCTTCAACTCTACCTTCATCTTTTCGCGCAGCTTGAGGTCAAGCGCGCCCAAGGGTTCATCCAGCAGCAAAACATCCGGCTGCAAGACCATGCAGCGGGCAATCGCCACGCGCTGGCGCTGTCCGCCCGAAAGCTCCGAGACTTTGCGGGTGCCGATGCCGGGCAGGTTGATACGTTCCAGAACCTCACCCGTGCGGCGGGTAATCTCGACCTTGGCGACGCCTTGACGGCGCAGCCCGTAGCCGATGTTTTCGGCAACATTCATCATCGGGAACAGCGCGAGATGCTGAAACACCATATTCACCGGCCGCTTGTTCGGCGGCACACCCAAGACGGAACGCCCCTTGATCAAGATATCGCCGCTGGTGGGCTCCAGAAACCCTGCGATCATCCGCATGATGGTGGTTTTACCACAGCCCGACGGCCCAAGTATGGAAAAGAACGATCCCGCCGGAACCGAGAAATCGACCCCCTGCACTGCAACGACATCACCGAAATGCCGGGTCAGCGCGCGGCATTCCAAATCGGGGGTAAGATCGGCAGTCATGGCATGTCCTTTGAATTGGAAGAGACGGCCCGATCAAAAATCGGGCCGTCTGATAGCAATAAAGCGTTACTTACTTCGCGGCTTGGACACGGTCCAGCGCTTCGCCCTCGATCCGTTCCAGATTGGCGGGAACCGGTGGATACCAACGAATATTGTCAATCGCCTCGGCCGGGAAGCTGGATTGATATTGCGCCTTCAGCTTCTCATCGGCAAATTCATCCGCCCCGAGGGAGGCGGTGAAATTGCCCGCAG from Pseudorhodobacter turbinis includes:
- a CDS encoding ABC transporter permease; the encoded protein is MSSKRLGFFLLLAPLVLWLGLLIILPHIDMAIVSLRTRVAPREYAPSLDNYAAFVTEPLYLFTFLRTAVMSILATVITLIIAFPISYYIAKIAKGRSQAALFLMCLVPFWVSELVRTFGWIILLRETGVISGFLQWLGLADQPIEMLYNDAAMMLGLVYTSMLFMVVPLTTTLESLDDAVIEAGYDLGGTGPSVLREIVIPHAMPGIVSGCIVVFMLSLGNYLTPTMLGGKDSLWFTQLIYSQFIVRFNWELGAAFGFCLLFASSLIVWGTLRLTGQTLERTMGEGS
- a CDS encoding ABC transporter ATP-binding protein translates to MTADLTPDLECRALTRHFGDVVAVQGVDFSVPAGSFFSILGPSGCGKTTIMRMIAGFLEPTSGDILIKGRSVLGVPPNKRPVNMVFQHLALFPMMNVAENIGYGLRRQGVAKVEITRRTGEVLERINLPGIGTRKVSELSGGQRQRVAIARCMVLQPDVLLLDEPLGALDLKLREKMKVELKALQAEFDTTFVYITHDQGEALVMSDAVAVMNAGRFEQVGAARDLYYRPETAFVAGFVGEANRWRGRVETVDGALAEVRSESGLLIRTQGQNLRLGDKVEIFVRPEAIAINLDAKTAAANPNQMAVEVSALLFNGANSRVLVRDPQSGAEIDVALPQSAEYSNLAKGAQVHISWGREQALCFADATL